A stretch of Microbacterium sp. LWH3-1.2 DNA encodes these proteins:
- the glnA gene encoding type I glutamate--ammonia ligase has translation MFKDSSEVLKFIKDEDVKFLDIRFTDLPGVQQHFNIPASTVDEEFFTVGQLFDGSSIRGFANIHESDMQLIPDVSTAYLDPFREAKTLVMVFDIYNPRNGEIYSKDPRQVAKKAEKYLASTGIADTAFFAPEAEFYIFDDVRYEVKQNSSFYSVDSEEGAWNTGRAEEGGNLANKTPYKGGYFPVSPVDKTADLRDDISLHLIESGLQLERAHHEVGTGGQQEINYRFDTMVHAADDILKFKYIVKNVANEWGKVATFMPKPLFGDNGSGMHTHQSLWLDGKPLFYDEKGYAQLSDVARWYIGGILAHAPALLAFTNPTLNSYKRLVKGYEAPVNLVYSAGNRSAAIRIPITGSNPKAKRIEFRAPDASGNPYLAFAAQLMAGLDGIQNRIEPHEPVDKDLYELPPEEAKNIPQVPNSLLDSLEALRADHEFLLKGGVFTPELIETWIEYKIENEIQPLNARPHPFEYELYFGV, from the coding sequence ATGTTCAAAGATTCATCCGAGGTGCTGAAGTTCATCAAGGACGAGGACGTCAAGTTCCTCGACATCCGTTTCACGGATCTTCCTGGCGTACAGCAGCACTTCAACATCCCGGCCTCCACCGTCGACGAAGAGTTCTTCACGGTCGGCCAGCTGTTCGACGGCTCCTCCATCCGAGGCTTCGCGAACATCCACGAATCGGACATGCAGCTGATCCCGGACGTGTCGACGGCGTACCTCGACCCGTTCCGTGAGGCGAAGACGCTCGTCATGGTCTTCGACATCTACAACCCGCGCAACGGCGAGATCTACTCGAAGGACCCGCGCCAGGTCGCCAAGAAGGCAGAGAAGTACCTCGCCTCGACCGGCATCGCCGACACCGCCTTCTTCGCGCCCGAGGCCGAGTTCTACATCTTCGACGACGTCCGCTACGAAGTGAAGCAGAACTCCAGCTTCTACTCGGTCGACTCCGAAGAGGGCGCCTGGAACACCGGCCGCGCCGAAGAGGGCGGCAACCTCGCCAACAAGACCCCGTACAAGGGCGGGTACTTCCCGGTCTCCCCCGTCGACAAGACGGCCGACCTGCGTGACGACATCAGCCTCCACCTCATCGAGTCGGGTCTGCAGCTCGAGCGCGCGCACCACGAGGTGGGCACCGGTGGCCAGCAGGAGATCAACTACCGCTTCGACACGATGGTGCACGCGGCCGACGACATCCTGAAGTTCAAGTACATCGTCAAGAACGTGGCGAACGAGTGGGGCAAGGTCGCGACCTTCATGCCCAAGCCGCTCTTCGGCGACAACGGCTCGGGCATGCACACGCACCAGTCCCTGTGGCTCGACGGCAAGCCGCTCTTCTATGACGAGAAGGGCTACGCGCAGCTCTCCGACGTGGCGCGCTGGTACATCGGCGGCATCCTGGCGCACGCGCCGGCGCTGCTGGCCTTCACCAACCCGACGCTCAACTCGTACAAGCGTCTCGTGAAGGGCTACGAGGCTCCGGTCAACCTGGTGTACTCGGCCGGCAACCGCTCGGCGGCCATCCGCATCCCGATCACGGGCTCCAACCCCAAGGCCAAGCGCATCGAGTTCCGTGCGCCGGACGCCTCGGGCAACCCGTACCTCGCCTTCGCCGCGCAGCTCATGGCGGGCCTCGACGGCATCCAGAACCGCATCGAGCCGCACGAGCCGGTCGACAAGGACCTGTACGAACTTCCCCCCGAGGAGGCGAAGAACATCCCGCAGGTGCCGAACTCGCTGCTCGACTCGCTCGAGGCGCTCCGCGCCGACCACGAGTTCCTGCTCAAGGGCGGCGTGTTCACGCCCGAGCTCATCGAGACGTGGATCGAGTACAAGATCGAGAACGAGATCCAGCCGCTCAACGCGCGTCCGCACCCGTTCGAGTACGAACTGTACTTCGGCGTCTGA
- the sucB gene encoding 2-oxoglutarate dehydrogenase, E2 component, dihydrolipoamide succinyltransferase encodes MSTSVVLPALGESVTEGTVTRWLKNVGDTVQADEGLLEISTDKVDTEIPSPVSGVIEEILVQEDETVEVGAVLAKIGDGSGTPAAAPAPEAAEAQAAPAEAAPAAPAEAPAAPAEAAPAAAAAQPAASAGGGKDVVLPELGESVTEGTVTRWLKQIGEEVAVDEPLLEISTDKVDTEIPSPFAGVLTEILVAEDETAAVGSPLARIGEAGAVAAAAAPAQAPAAEAPAPAAAPAPAPAAAPAAAPAPAPAPAAAPTPAAAPAPAAAPAPAAPALVAEEDGITYVTPLVRRLAQQQGVDLGSVKGTGVGGRIRKEDVLKAAEAAASAPAAAAAAAAPAPAPLEVSPLRGTTQPMSRLRKVLAARAVESMQSTAQLTSVVEVDVTKLATFRDRVKNDFLAKTGDKLSFLPFFALAAAEALQAYPVVNSTVDGDQIVYPASENLSIAVDTERGLLTPVLRDAAGKHLAQIAHEIADLAARTRDNKLKPDELAGGTFTLTNTGSRGALFDTPVVFLPQTAILGTGVVVKRPGVVTVDGKDAISVRSYVYLALSYDHRVIDGADAARFLGAVKTRLEAAAFEGNLGI; translated from the coding sequence ATGAGCACATCCGTGGTCCTCCCCGCTCTCGGCGAGAGCGTGACCGAGGGAACGGTCACCCGCTGGCTCAAGAACGTCGGCGACACGGTCCAGGCGGACGAGGGCCTGCTCGAGATCTCCACGGACAAGGTGGACACCGAGATCCCTTCGCCGGTCAGCGGCGTGATCGAGGAGATCCTCGTGCAGGAGGACGAGACCGTCGAGGTCGGCGCCGTGCTGGCGAAGATCGGTGACGGCTCCGGAACCCCCGCCGCCGCCCCGGCTCCCGAGGCCGCCGAGGCGCAGGCCGCGCCCGCTGAAGCCGCCCCTGCGGCGCCCGCGGAGGCTCCGGCAGCCCCGGCGGAGGCCGCGCCGGCAGCCGCTGCCGCGCAGCCCGCCGCGTCCGCAGGCGGAGGCAAGGATGTCGTCCTGCCCGAGCTCGGGGAGAGCGTCACGGAGGGCACCGTCACCCGCTGGCTCAAGCAGATCGGCGAGGAGGTCGCCGTCGACGAGCCGCTCCTCGAGATCTCGACCGACAAGGTCGACACCGAGATCCCGTCGCCGTTCGCCGGCGTGCTTACCGAGATCCTGGTCGCCGAAGACGAGACCGCCGCCGTTGGCTCGCCGCTCGCCCGCATCGGGGAGGCCGGCGCGGTGGCCGCCGCCGCAGCGCCTGCTCAGGCACCGGCCGCTGAGGCTCCGGCTCCGGCCGCTGCACCGGCTCCTGCCCCGGCCGCCGCTCCCGCGGCCGCTCCTGCCCCGGCTCCCGCTCCCGCGGCCGCCCCGACCCCGGCCGCCGCTCCTGCTCCCGCCGCGGCCCCTGCGCCCGCTGCTCCGGCGCTTGTCGCCGAGGAGGACGGGATCACCTACGTCACGCCGCTCGTTCGTCGCCTCGCCCAGCAGCAGGGCGTCGACCTCGGTTCGGTGAAGGGCACCGGCGTCGGCGGTCGCATCCGCAAGGAGGACGTGCTCAAGGCGGCGGAGGCCGCAGCGTCCGCTCCTGCCGCGGCTGCCGCTGCCGCTGCGCCCGCTCCCGCGCCGCTCGAGGTGTCGCCGCTGCGCGGCACCACGCAGCCGATGTCGCGTCTGCGCAAGGTGCTCGCCGCGCGGGCCGTGGAGTCGATGCAGTCGACGGCGCAGCTGACCTCGGTTGTCGAGGTGGACGTCACGAAGCTCGCGACCTTCCGCGACAGGGTGAAGAACGACTTCCTGGCGAAGACGGGCGACAAGCTGTCGTTCCTGCCGTTCTTCGCACTGGCCGCCGCCGAGGCGCTCCAGGCGTACCCCGTCGTGAACTCGACGGTGGACGGCGATCAGATCGTCTACCCGGCGAGCGAGAACCTCTCCATCGCGGTCGACACCGAGCGCGGGCTCCTGACTCCGGTGCTCCGTGACGCGGCGGGCAAGCATCTCGCCCAGATCGCGCATGAGATCGCCGACCTCGCCGCGCGCACCCGCGACAACAAGCTGAAGCCCGACGAGCTCGCGGGCGGCACGTTCACACTGACCAACACCGGTTCGCGCGGCGCGCTGTTCGACACCCCCGTCGTCTTCCTGCCCCAGACCGCGATCCTCGGCACCGGCGTGGTCGTCAAGCGTCCCGGGGTCGTGACGGTCGACGGCAAAGACGCGATCTCGGTGCGCTCGTACGTCTACCTCGCGCTGTCGTACGACCACCGCGTCATCGACGGTGCGGACGCTGCGCGCTTCCTCGGTGCCGTGAAGACGCGCCTGGAGGCCGCCGCGTTCGAGGGCAACCTGGGGATCTGA
- a CDS encoding RDD family protein has product MTQSTQDYPGERLGLPREGTGSIGRLGRRVGALFLDYGAAYLISGFFGWDPLAILAIFAAIQIVFLPTLQGSPGHRIFGLRLVRLDGTWVGLWRPVIRTALLILAIPAVIWDADQRGLHDKAVGTVLIRS; this is encoded by the coding sequence GTGACGCAGAGCACCCAGGACTACCCCGGCGAACGCCTCGGACTGCCCCGCGAGGGCACCGGATCCATCGGCCGTCTGGGCCGCCGCGTGGGCGCTCTCTTCCTCGATTACGGCGCCGCGTACCTCATCTCGGGGTTCTTCGGATGGGACCCTCTGGCGATCCTCGCGATCTTCGCCGCCATCCAGATCGTGTTCCTGCCGACGCTGCAGGGGAGCCCCGGTCACCGGATCTTCGGTCTGCGCCTCGTGCGCCTCGACGGCACGTGGGTGGGCCTGTGGCGTCCCGTGATCCGCACCGCCCTCCTGATCCTGGCGATCCCTGCGGTCATCTGGGACGCTGACCAGCGGGGCCTTCACGACAAGGCCGTAGGCACGGTGCTCATCCGCTCCTGA
- a CDS encoding proteasome assembly chaperone family protein: MPFPGPLFERAASAPPVPRGLPLVIALTGFTDAGSAVSRVIDYFRDELSPTPLAVFSNDTLLDYRARRPIVSFEKDHLTDYRPSRLELSFAHDALGQPFLLLAGYEPDFAWDAFTEAILEFTELYGVSTVTWVHAIPMPVPHTRPIGTTVSGTRSELTEAHSVWQPHTQVPATAGHLLEYRLAAAGVRVAGFVLLIPHYLGDTEYPAAALAALDSLTVATGLVFAGDELREENREYLEKVTEQIEGSDELARMVQGLEERYDAYMAGSTLATPMIHTGDLPSADELAAELERFLATRPAEDDKRGS, translated from the coding sequence ATGCCTTTTCCCGGCCCGCTGTTCGAACGTGCGGCGTCAGCGCCGCCCGTGCCGCGCGGGTTGCCGCTGGTGATCGCCCTCACCGGGTTCACCGATGCCGGCAGCGCCGTGAGCCGAGTGATCGACTACTTCCGCGACGAGCTCTCGCCGACGCCCCTCGCGGTGTTCTCCAACGACACGCTGCTGGACTACCGCGCACGCCGCCCGATCGTGTCGTTCGAGAAGGACCACCTCACCGACTACCGCCCGTCCCGTCTGGAGCTGTCGTTCGCCCACGACGCGCTCGGGCAGCCGTTCCTGCTGCTGGCAGGCTACGAGCCGGACTTCGCCTGGGATGCCTTCACCGAGGCGATCCTGGAATTCACAGAGCTGTACGGCGTGTCGACGGTGACGTGGGTCCATGCGATCCCGATGCCCGTGCCTCACACGCGCCCGATCGGCACGACGGTGAGCGGAACCCGGTCGGAACTGACCGAGGCGCACTCGGTGTGGCAGCCCCACACGCAGGTGCCGGCGACGGCGGGTCACCTGCTCGAGTACCGGCTCGCCGCCGCGGGCGTGCGCGTCGCGGGCTTCGTGCTGCTGATCCCGCACTATCTCGGCGACACCGAGTACCCCGCCGCCGCTCTGGCGGCTCTCGACAGCCTCACCGTCGCGACAGGACTCGTCTTCGCGGGCGACGAGCTGCGCGAGGAGAACCGCGAGTATCTCGAGAAGGTCACCGAGCAGATCGAGGGCAGCGACGAGCTCGCGCGCATGGTGCAGGGCCTCGAGGAGCGCTACGACGCCTACATGGCCGGATCCACTCTCGCGACCCCGATGATCCACACGGGCGACCTGCCCAGTGCCGACGAGCTGGCGGCCGAACTCGAGCGGTTCCTGGCAACGCGGCCGGCGGAGGACGACAAGCGCGGCTCCTGA
- a CDS encoding peptidase M23: MPTRTTATARRRTTRRLPAARRRRPRRHARRRGRGWGVAAAIAVPVILFAAVLVGAALLAGSFRMSWADDLALAPDDRAPVPPPMIEPAVAGYRFEQLTNACTILAAGRDLGFDARDQTIAVMTAMGESSLRNIDYGDWETSGVTNPDGSRTTSIGLFQQQDSWGTREARLDPYTAATVFYRAMAARVPDRAAVEPTLVAHRTQVNADPNHYARYWDRAVRVVAAVTGTPLEGDRIDGVPHCPGP; the protein is encoded by the coding sequence ATGCCCACCCGCACCACCGCAACGGCACGACGGCGCACCACGCGTCGATTGCCGGCGGCTCGCCGGCGCAGGCCGCGGCGTCACGCCCGTCGGCGTGGCCGCGGGTGGGGAGTCGCGGCGGCGATCGCCGTTCCGGTGATCCTGTTCGCCGCCGTCCTGGTGGGTGCGGCGCTCCTCGCGGGGAGCTTCCGGATGTCGTGGGCGGACGACCTCGCGCTCGCCCCGGACGATCGTGCGCCCGTCCCGCCGCCGATGATCGAGCCCGCGGTCGCCGGGTATCGCTTCGAGCAGCTCACGAACGCCTGCACGATCCTCGCCGCCGGCCGGGACCTCGGATTCGATGCGAGAGACCAGACGATCGCGGTGATGACGGCGATGGGCGAATCATCGCTGCGCAACATCGACTACGGCGACTGGGAGACGAGCGGCGTCACCAATCCGGACGGCTCCCGCACCACCTCGATCGGTCTGTTCCAGCAGCAGGACTCCTGGGGCACGCGCGAAGCGCGCCTCGATCCGTACACGGCCGCGACGGTGTTCTACCGAGCCATGGCGGCACGCGTACCCGACCGGGCTGCGGTGGAGCCGACCCTCGTCGCGCACCGCACGCAGGTCAACGCCGACCCGAATCACTACGCCCGGTACTGGGATCGCGCGGTGCGCGTGGTCGCCGCCGTCACGGGCACCCCGTTGGAGGGCGACCGCATCGACGGCGTCCCGCACTGCCCGGGTCCGTGA
- a CDS encoding leucyl aminopeptidase, whose amino-acid sequence MSLPDLEYRTAPVRESDADLLLLALPPLDADGSPDLSDWPGLAEALSGVGFTGAVGAWVRVHVPDATTVPLAVVGTGSAPDAAALRDAVGAAVRAITGFATVAVAAPFADPSLWTAAAEGAALGGYRFEGYKTEAPKPRAQRVVVHGTAEPDHVALRLIVETAASVALVKDLVNTPAEWLGPADVAARATESVADLPVTVEVLDEEALREQGFGGILGVGQGSDRPPRLIRLEYAPEGAARHVALVGKGITFDTGGLSLKPAASMVGMKYDMAGAATVLGVLRAAASVGAPVKVTAWLCVADNMPSGRATRPGDVLRLLDGTTVEVLNTDAEGRLVLADGLVAASREKPDVIVDVATLTGAILIALGTRHTGVMGDDDAVAAYLAAAGETGEPAWQLPLPAHMVEELDSPIADLQNAKIGDPAGGSLFAGLFLRHFVGRTADETDAPRIPWVHLDIAGSGTHKGAPYGFTDKGPTAATVRSLIRFVLADLDEEAR is encoded by the coding sequence ATGTCGCTCCCCGACCTCGAGTACCGCACTGCACCCGTCCGAGAGTCCGACGCCGACCTTCTCCTCCTCGCGCTCCCCCCGCTCGACGCCGATGGAAGCCCCGATCTCTCGGACTGGCCCGGACTGGCCGAGGCGCTGTCGGGAGTGGGCTTCACCGGTGCCGTAGGCGCCTGGGTGCGGGTCCACGTGCCCGATGCGACGACGGTTCCGCTGGCTGTCGTGGGGACCGGTTCGGCTCCGGATGCTGCGGCCCTGCGCGATGCGGTCGGCGCGGCTGTCCGCGCCATCACCGGGTTCGCGACGGTCGCCGTCGCCGCGCCCTTCGCCGATCCGTCGCTGTGGACGGCGGCCGCGGAGGGCGCCGCGCTCGGCGGCTACCGCTTCGAGGGGTACAAGACCGAGGCGCCGAAGCCTCGCGCGCAGCGCGTGGTCGTGCACGGCACCGCCGAGCCGGACCACGTCGCGCTCAGGCTGATCGTGGAGACCGCAGCATCCGTCGCCCTCGTCAAGGACCTCGTGAACACCCCGGCGGAATGGCTCGGGCCCGCGGATGTCGCCGCGCGTGCCACCGAGTCCGTCGCAGACCTGCCGGTCACGGTCGAGGTCCTCGATGAGGAGGCGCTGCGCGAGCAGGGCTTCGGTGGGATCCTCGGCGTGGGGCAGGGCTCGGATCGCCCGCCGCGCCTCATCCGCCTCGAGTACGCGCCCGAGGGCGCCGCCAGGCACGTGGCGCTGGTGGGCAAGGGCATCACGTTCGATACCGGTGGCCTGTCGCTGAAACCGGCCGCGTCGATGGTGGGGATGAAGTACGACATGGCGGGCGCCGCAACCGTGCTCGGCGTGCTGCGGGCCGCGGCGTCCGTCGGCGCTCCTGTCAAAGTGACGGCGTGGCTCTGCGTCGCCGACAACATGCCCTCGGGCCGCGCCACGCGCCCCGGCGACGTGCTGCGCCTGCTCGACGGCACGACCGTCGAGGTGCTCAACACCGACGCCGAGGGCCGCCTCGTGCTCGCCGACGGACTGGTCGCGGCCAGCCGGGAGAAGCCCGACGTGATCGTCGATGTCGCAACGCTCACCGGTGCGATCCTCATCGCCCTCGGCACGCGTCACACCGGCGTGATGGGAGACGACGACGCCGTGGCCGCCTACCTCGCCGCGGCTGGCGAGACCGGCGAGCCCGCATGGCAGCTGCCCCTCCCCGCCCACATGGTCGAGGAGCTCGACTCCCCGATCGCCGACCTGCAGAACGCCAAGATCGGCGACCCAGCCGGCGGCTCGCTGTTCGCAGGACTGTTCCTGCGCCACTTCGTCGGCCGCACCGCCGACGAGACGGATGCGCCCCGAATCCCCTGGGTGCATCTCGACATCGCCGGAAGCGGGACTCACAAGGGTGCGCCGTACGGCTTCACCGACAAGGGACCGACTGCCGCCACCGTGCGCAGCCTGATCCGCTTCGTCCTGGCTGACCTCGATGAGGAGGCACGATGA
- a CDS encoding DUF4191 domain-containing protein yields the protein MAARSSAPEKGPGFFSQIRTLYTFTQKEFRWLPYLLIGILLLGTAVGVGIGFLIPPVAVWSVILWGVTGLMLGVLASMMTMTRLSTRAMYKKIDGMPGATGHVLSTSLGRKWQASEMPVGINPKTQEAVYRAIGRGGVVIVGEGARGRLTRLVNDERSKVQRVASGVPLTVLYVGHGEGETPISKLAPTIKALPTKIDRATMAAVIKRVESVSQSLTSLPIPKGIDPTKVRAPRPR from the coding sequence ATGGCCGCGCGCAGTTCCGCCCCCGAGAAGGGCCCGGGATTCTTCTCCCAGATCCGCACCCTCTACACCTTCACGCAGAAGGAGTTCCGCTGGCTGCCGTACCTGCTGATCGGCATACTCCTCCTCGGCACCGCCGTGGGCGTCGGCATCGGTTTCCTCATCCCGCCGGTCGCCGTCTGGAGCGTCATCCTGTGGGGTGTCACCGGCCTCATGCTGGGCGTCCTCGCGTCGATGATGACGATGACGCGTCTGTCGACGCGGGCGATGTACAAGAAGATCGACGGGATGCCGGGTGCCACCGGTCACGTCCTCTCGACGTCGCTGGGCCGCAAGTGGCAGGCCAGCGAGATGCCGGTGGGGATCAATCCCAAGACTCAGGAGGCCGTCTACCGCGCGATCGGTCGCGGCGGCGTCGTGATCGTCGGCGAGGGTGCCCGCGGCCGCCTCACCCGGCTCGTGAACGACGAGCGCTCCAAGGTGCAGCGCGTCGCTTCCGGCGTTCCCCTGACGGTGCTGTACGTGGGGCACGGCGAGGGCGAAACGCCGATCTCCAAGCTGGCGCCGACCATCAAGGCGCTGCCTACGAAGATCGACCGGGCGACGATGGCCGCGGTCATCAAGCGCGTCGAGTCGGTCTCGCAGTCGCTCACGTCACTGCCGATCCCGAAGGGCATCGACCCCACGAAGGTCCGTGCGCCGCGTCCTCGCTGA
- the lpdA gene encoding dihydrolipoyl dehydrogenase, with product MTDHSFDLVVLGGGSGGYAAALRAAELGKTVALVEKDKVGGTCLHRGCIPTKALLHAAEVADTARDAAAIGIRATFDGIDPAGVRAYREGIVAKKYKGLEGLVKARGITVVSGEGRLEAGPAVRVGDDLYRGTDVVLATGSYSRTLPGLEIGGRILTSEHALELDEIPGSVVILGGGVIGVEFASVWRSFGAEVTIVEALDHLVPNEDVALSKGLERAFRRRGIPYSLGVRFQSASQTADAVTVTLEDGKTFTADYLLVAVGRGPATAGLGYEDAGVTIDRGFVITDERLRTGVDHVWAVGDIVPGPQLAHRGFQQGIFVAEEIAGLSPVVIPDAHIPKVTYSHPEVASVGLTEAQAAAAHGADDVVSYEYNLAGNGKSEILGTSGIVKVVRAKDGPVLGVHLIGDRVGELITEGQLVVGWEAHPEDIAPFIHAHPTQSEALGEAFLALAGKPLHAL from the coding sequence ATGACCGACCACTCCTTCGATCTCGTCGTACTCGGCGGTGGAAGCGGCGGCTACGCGGCCGCACTCCGCGCCGCGGAACTCGGCAAGACCGTGGCCCTTGTGGAGAAGGACAAGGTGGGAGGCACGTGCCTGCACCGCGGGTGCATCCCGACGAAGGCGCTGCTGCATGCTGCCGAGGTGGCCGACACGGCACGGGATGCTGCGGCCATCGGCATCCGCGCGACGTTCGACGGCATCGACCCGGCGGGCGTCCGCGCCTACCGCGAAGGCATCGTCGCGAAGAAGTACAAGGGACTCGAGGGCCTGGTCAAGGCCCGCGGCATCACCGTCGTGAGCGGAGAGGGCCGCCTCGAGGCGGGTCCCGCCGTGCGCGTCGGCGACGACCTCTATCGCGGCACCGACGTCGTGCTGGCCACGGGCTCGTACAGCCGGACGCTGCCCGGGCTGGAGATCGGCGGTCGAATCCTCACCAGCGAGCACGCCCTCGAGCTCGACGAGATCCCCGGCAGCGTCGTCATCCTGGGCGGCGGGGTCATCGGCGTCGAGTTCGCGAGCGTCTGGCGCTCGTTCGGCGCCGAGGTCACCATCGTCGAGGCACTCGACCACCTCGTGCCCAACGAAGACGTCGCGCTCAGCAAGGGCCTCGAGCGCGCGTTCCGACGCCGCGGCATCCCGTACTCCCTCGGGGTGCGGTTCCAGAGTGCGTCGCAGACCGCGGACGCGGTGACGGTGACGCTCGAGGACGGCAAGACCTTCACCGCGGACTACCTGCTCGTCGCCGTCGGGCGCGGGCCGGCGACCGCGGGCCTCGGCTACGAGGACGCCGGTGTGACGATCGATCGCGGCTTCGTCATCACCGACGAGCGGCTGCGCACCGGGGTCGACCACGTGTGGGCGGTGGGTGACATCGTCCCCGGCCCCCAACTCGCCCACCGCGGATTCCAGCAGGGCATCTTCGTCGCCGAGGAGATCGCGGGTCTGTCGCCCGTCGTGATCCCCGACGCCCACATCCCCAAGGTCACGTACAGCCACCCGGAGGTCGCGTCCGTGGGCCTCACAGAGGCGCAGGCCGCCGCCGCGCACGGCGCGGACGACGTCGTCTCCTACGAGTACAACCTCGCAGGCAACGGCAAGAGCGAGATCCTCGGCACGAGCGGCATCGTCAAGGTCGTGCGCGCCAAGGACGGCCCGGTCCTCGGCGTCCACCTGATCGGCGACCGCGTCGGCGAACTCATCACCGAGGGACAGCTCGTCGTCGGCTGGGAAGCCCACCCCGAAGACATCGCGCCGTTCATCCACGCGCACCCGACCCAGTCCGAAGCGCTCGGCGAGGCGTTCCTCGCTCTGGCGGGCAAGCCGCTGCACGCGCTGTGA